One genomic segment of Anaerolineales bacterium includes these proteins:
- a CDS encoding right-handed parallel beta-helix repeat-containing protein codes for MKNAEDIQILGNHLQHIGGIGIYTTGNGVRRITIENNLIDHIGDTAIEINGQWDVPNESNDHLIENNHIHHTGMLIPSARGIQIYNSSNDRVAHNLLHDIPKGAIGFGGSGTSNNLVEFNEIHSVLQDSQDMGPIYFGGVGPDNVIHNNYLHDVYGLFSYQGGIYMDQGTSGYTITNNLVENFGWQGGGRISGLIDASDIETVIRNNFLVLNNVHLSSAIFPREYSIEEAGTEANSAASTPPNDIDVIGNIFYNNDGPIYSFRFGSEGSWLRQSDMNLFFSDQGMYRVVGIPGVITLEDWQALADGRFDQNSLIADPLFVNVESSDYRLRFDSPAYGLGIEDIDQADVGLTADFPFESPDSSLHRMYITSDVAGNSANLHLAVGEKAMLTITARTASGYILDPGDYVQKCLSSEIDKVFVNHAGQIQAKEQGFAQVTCSVEANGVKLSLPVYVLVDTTVEEAAALVPPAALPDTQPAYLEELERIDFDTNEGLIDHWPSYNSWEIVHEDGTVMYCGYEEETGTHMSFGSMGWTDYQVDVRLRIAGEPNAAADIRQREGWGDDSHHYVHTLNSGADGQWVSQIYCDSDDCSAWKSINTPIERGEWIQFRAEVEGTMIRTYLNGRLVLTQYLDFTSVGNAGMRARPGTTLCIDDITVRSLDRSAEALDRASTAQSGRSQPVYLWPGEDQKVIGQLPGGVEVYLLDEDQEWAYIRLDGSGLQGWVPIQGLEMP; via the coding sequence ATGAAAAACGCAGAAGACATCCAGATCCTGGGGAATCACTTGCAGCACATCGGCGGCATTGGTATTTACACCACAGGCAACGGCGTGCGCCGCATCACGATCGAGAACAATCTGATCGATCATATCGGCGACACGGCGATTGAAATCAACGGCCAATGGGACGTACCCAATGAAAGCAACGACCACCTCATCGAAAATAACCACATCCACCACACGGGCATGCTGATTCCCTCTGCGCGGGGCATCCAAATCTACAACAGCTCCAATGATCGTGTCGCCCACAATCTGTTACACGACATCCCCAAGGGCGCCATCGGTTTCGGAGGATCGGGGACATCCAACAACTTGGTGGAATTCAACGAAATACACAGCGTGCTCCAGGACAGCCAGGACATGGGGCCGATCTACTTCGGCGGCGTCGGTCCGGATAACGTGATCCACAACAATTACCTTCATGACGTTTACGGCCTCTTTTCCTACCAGGGTGGTATTTACATGGATCAGGGAACAAGTGGCTATACCATCACCAACAATCTGGTGGAAAATTTCGGGTGGCAGGGCGGCGGCCGGATTTCAGGTTTGATCGATGCGTCCGATATCGAGACGGTCATTCGCAATAATTTCCTCGTGCTGAACAACGTGCACCTCTCCAGCGCCATCTTTCCCCGTGAGTACAGCATCGAAGAAGCGGGCACGGAGGCAAATTCCGCGGCATCCACGCCGCCGAACGACATCGACGTCATCGGCAACATCTTCTACAACAACGATGGGCCGATCTACAGCTTTCGCTTCGGGAGCGAAGGTTCCTGGCTGCGGCAGTCCGACATGAATCTCTTCTTCAGCGATCAGGGCATGTACCGGGTGGTGGGCATTCCCGGCGTGATAACCCTGGAGGATTGGCAGGCGTTGGCGGACGGTCGTTTCGATCAAAACTCCCTCATCGCCGATCCCTTGTTCGTCAATGTCGAGTCGAGTGACTATCGCCTGCGCTTTGATTCGCCGGCCTACGGGTTGGGCATCGAGGACATCGATCAGGCGGATGTCGGTTTGACCGCGGATTTCCCCTTCGAATCCCCCGACAGCTCCTTGCATCGAATGTATATCACCTCGGACGTGGCCGGAAACAGCGCCAACCTGCATCTCGCAGTTGGGGAAAAGGCAATGCTGACGATCACCGCGCGAACGGCAAGCGGGTATATCCTGGATCCCGGGGACTACGTGCAGAAGTGCCTTTCGAGCGAAATCGACAAGGTCTTTGTGAATCATGCCGGTCAGATCCAGGCCAAAGAACAGGGCTTCGCGCAAGTCACGTGCTCGGTGGAAGCGAACGGCGTCAAGCTGTCTCTTCCGGTCTACGTTCTGGTCGATACGACAGTAGAGGAGGCTGCGGCACTGGTGCCCCCAGCGGCCCTCCCGGATACACAACCGGCCTATCTCGAAGAGCTGGAGAGAATCGATTTTGACACCAACGAGGGGCTGATCGATCATTGGCCGTCCTATAACTCGTGGGAGATCGTGCACGAGGACGGAACGGTCATGTACTGCGGGTACGAAGAAGAAACTGGGACGCACATGTCCTTTGGTTCGATGGGGTGGACGGATTACCAGGTGGACGTCCGCCTGCGGATCGCGGGCGAACCGAATGCCGCGGCCGACATCCGGCAGCGGGAAGGATGGGGGGACGATTCGCATCACTATGTACACACACTTAATTCGGGTGCGGATGGCCAATGGGTCAGCCAGATCTACTGCGACAGTGACGATTGCTCTGCCTGGAAGAGCATCAATACCCCGATAGAACGGGGGGAGTGGATCCAATTCAGGGCGGAGGTGGAAGGAACCATGATTCGCACCTATCTGAACGGCCGCCTGGTATTGACCCAGTACCTGGACTTCACTTCGGTTGGAAACGCGGGAATGCGGGCACGACCTGGCACCACACTTTGCATCGACGACATCACGGTCCGTTCGCTCGACCGGTCAGCGGAGGCGCTGGATCGGGCCAGCACGGCACAATCCGGTCGATCGCAGCCCGTCTATTTATGGCCCGGTGAAGATCAGAAAGTCATAGGCCAGCTTCCAGGAGGTGTGGAAGTCTACCTGCTGGACGAGGACCAGGAGTGGGCCTACATCCGGCTGGACGGCAGTGGTCTCCAGGGCTGGGTCCCCATACAAGGACTGGAGATGCCCTGA
- a CDS encoding DUF2779 domain-containing protein, protein MITKTNFITYMFDAPLHMWAEKHAKIEIAPSAYDLHLMEQGKAIEKLANEFLRGCLATSAYELMPQKTFTDGDFQARVDVLALDTGNQVYDIYEIKSSTSIRKDYIYDVAFQRVVCEATIPVRSAYLVLLNKEYVRSGEIDLNQLFIIENLTEESAKVRDEVAVAREDARLVATKATPTGIANCLKPDRCPCPSLCHPELPEYPIYNIPRLNQKKARGLIGRAVFRIKDIPNDFPLSDRQTLHMLAVKQGKPLIDIAAIKDELDRLQYPLYFLDYETYNPAVPLFDGYKPYQPIVFQYSLHVIAEPGSVPEHFECLITEQGDPGNKIVQHLVQHMGRSGSVIVWNKTFEAGRNKEMAQMYPEYGDFLLGVNDRMYDLMDPFSKGYYVHPDFHGSASIKNVLPVLVDDGALNYDDLPISRGDDAMLAWADIMTGRIPGEKISETRENLLRYCELDTLAMVRIWEVLSA, encoded by the coding sequence ATGATAACGAAAACGAATTTCATTACTTACATGTTCGATGCTCCGCTGCACATGTGGGCGGAGAAGCACGCTAAGATCGAGATCGCTCCATCCGCGTACGACTTACACCTCATGGAGCAAGGTAAAGCGATTGAAAAGTTGGCGAACGAATTCCTACGGGGATGTCTCGCCACGTCTGCTTATGAACTGATGCCTCAAAAGACTTTCACGGACGGTGATTTTCAGGCCCGGGTGGATGTCCTGGCGTTGGATACGGGCAATCAAGTCTACGACATCTATGAGATTAAAAGTTCGACATCGATTCGTAAAGATTACATCTATGACGTGGCATTCCAACGCGTGGTGTGTGAAGCCACCATTCCGGTTCGCAGCGCCTATCTCGTGCTGCTCAACAAGGAATACGTCCGGTCGGGCGAAATCGATCTAAACCAGTTGTTCATCATAGAAAACCTCACCGAGGAAAGCGCGAAGGTCAGAGACGAGGTTGCGGTCGCTCGAGAAGATGCCCGGCTGGTGGCAACAAAGGCAACGCCCACGGGAATTGCGAATTGTCTAAAACCAGATAGGTGTCCGTGTCCTTCCCTGTGCCATCCGGAATTGCCGGAATATCCTATCTACAACATACCCCGGCTCAACCAGAAGAAGGCTAGAGGATTAATCGGCAGAGCGGTGTTCAGGATTAAAGATATCCCCAATGATTTTCCATTGTCAGACCGCCAAACCCTGCACATGTTGGCCGTGAAACAGGGAAAACCTTTGATCGACATTGCGGCCATCAAAGACGAACTCGATCGATTGCAGTATCCGCTTTACTTCCTCGATTATGAAACTTACAATCCTGCAGTGCCTCTCTTCGACGGGTATAAGCCCTACCAGCCCATCGTGTTTCAATATTCCCTTCACGTCATTGCCGAACCCGGGAGCGTCCCGGAACACTTTGAATGTTTGATCACGGAGCAGGGCGACCCGGGAAACAAGATCGTTCAGCATCTGGTCCAACATATGGGTCGATCGGGTTCCGTTATCGTTTGGAACAAAACCTTTGAGGCCGGCCGGAACAAAGAAATGGCGCAAATGTACCCGGAGTATGGGGATTTCCTGCTGGGGGTCAACGACAGGATGTACGATCTGATGGATCCTTTCAGCAAGGGATACTACGTCCATCCCGACTTCCACGGAAGCGCTTCCATCAAGAACGTTTTGCCCGTCCTGGTGGACGATGGCGCTCTCAACTACGATGACCTGCCGATCTCCAGAGGAGACGATGCGATGCTGGCCTGGGCGGATATTATGACCGGCCGCATTCCCGGCGAAAAGATCAGCGAAACGCGCGAAAACCTGCTCCGCTACTGTGAGTTGGACACGCTGGCAATGGTCAGGATCTGGGAGGTCCTATCTGCGTGA